TGGATCCATAATGCAAAACACTTGTGTAACCATTggttccctttcagtcagtcaagtttggtacaacatactatggggagtcaCACTCTCGCGACTAGAGTTAAACGATCTACAATCACAcctgacaaggccaatgaaatCGTGTCTCGCTGGAAGCATGCCTTCAGGGCACTGGCCCAGTGGCGGGATCGCTGGCTACTGTCACAAGGGTTTCTCATGGTCCGGGTGTTCCGCAATATAGTCACGACAGACTGGTCTCAAGGGTGGGGCGAGCTGTGCAAGGGTTACTCAATTCGGGGAGTATGGACGGTGTCAGAGTGCCTGGCATTTCAGTTACCTGGAACTTCTGATACTGTACGTAGCGATCTGGCGCTGCTTCCCTCGTTTATTGGCCGGCATGTGCTGGTCAGAGCCGTCATGATGACGGTGGCATACATCATAAGGCGGGGGGGACACAGTCCCTCCCCGCCTCACCTAGGCTCACACCCTGTTGCTGTGGAGGTCATGTGTGGCtcaattggtagagcatggtgcttgcaacaccagggtggTGGGTTCTATTCCCATTGGGGatcagtatgaaaatgtatgcacacgcTACTGTAAGTTTCTCTGGATAAATGACTGAAATAGAACATGTGGAGCAGTTTGCATTTGCTCTTACTTCGAGTGATGCATGTTCCCAGTTGCCTCAACTCTGGGGGGTGCCCCCCCGGATAGCAGAAGTGGAGACTGCACCCCTGGGTGGTCACCCAGATATGGGAGATTATGCAATGCCGACATAGGTCTTTACGCATAACTCAAACACCATTGTCGTCTATTTTTCTTGATGcgagaacagagtgccccattggGAACTGATGCTCTGGCGCACCAGTGGCTTCGGACCCTCTAAGCGTTTCCACCAGTGGATCTGATTCAACCCATGTTGGAGGGGGTGCGCCAGGGGAGCTTATCATTGATTCTTGTGGCTCCCCGTTGGCCCAAGCAGCCTCGGTTCGTGGAGATCATTCACCTTTTTACGCAGGGACCTGTTGTGCCAGGTGCACAGGCAGGCTTGGCGTGCAAGGATTTGGTTATTTTCTGCCTGGCCCCTGAGTGGGCTAATCTGATGGCTAGAGGATTACCTCCGAATGTTATTGCTACCATTCAGTCCACAAGTGCGCCTCCACGAGAGGACCTTATGCATTTGTGGAAAGTGTTTGAGCTCTGTTGATTAGATGGAGTGCTGGTTCCTTTTCAGTGCTCTGAGGTGTATCCATATGTTCCTACAGGAGCTATTCGAGCAGGGACGGGCTTTCTCTACTTTAAAAGTGTACATGATTGCTATGTGGGCGTGTCGTGTGGGAATTGACAGAGCCACACCGGGGACGTTGTGCAGTTCCTGAAAGGGGTACACAGTCTCTAAACCTATTTGGCCCACATGGGACTTGGCGCTGGTTTTTGGGGCACTGTGTGTCCCCTTTTGAGTCTCTGGAGTCGGTGGAGCTGAAGATCCTTCTACAAAACCTCCCTGGTCATGACTTTGGCCTCAGCTAAATATGTTGGAGACCTCCACGTGTTATCCGTACACCCTTCCTGTACTTCGTTTGCCCCGGGTGACTAAGGTGACATTGTTTCCAAATGCGGCCTTAGCCCCGGAAGTCATAGCAATGTCCTACAGGTCCTTAGCTTTGAGCTATTTCCCTTTTCATCTCCTCCTTTTGCTTCTGAAGAACAACAAAGGTTATATGGCCTGTGTCCTGTGTGAGCTTTATGCACATGCACTGAATGGACCCAGCTGGTTATATGACCAGCGTTTTGTCTGTTTTGCTAATCCAGCTCATGTCAGGACACTCTTTTAAGGAGCGTATCTCCCACTGGATTGTAGAGGCGATCTCCCTGGCACATCGCAGCAAGTGTTCCCTAGTGGTGTATTCGCTACCCCACCAGGGGTCTGGCAGTGTCTTGGCTGTTGTTTATAAAGGATTGACTGTAGGAGTTATTTGTGCTGCGGACAGTTGGGCATCGCcacacttttttttttcttgAGGTTTTATCGTTAGTCACTGCTCTCAGTGTAGCCCACAGTGTGCTTACGGACAGGGGAAAGTCACTAGGCAGCGCACTGTTTTTGCAATACCCAGACTGCCGCATCTGGCTGGGTCAGGTCTGGGTGCTCTGCCATGAGCCACTTCATTTAGTAACCACTGGGGTCAGCTTGGGCAGTGAATATTATTTCCCCGTAGTTTGTTGTACCGAAGTTAACTGACTGAAAGGGagcgtaacgttatgactataacaaCTGATCCCTGAAGGAGGGCAACGAGGCACAACACCTGTTTGGCCACCCGTCCCTGGGCTCGTGAAGAGTGGTATTAAATTGAAGGAATGAATCCGAGCCTCACGCTTATCAActgtggaaggcggggcttccagcGAGGCATAGAGTTCATTGGCCCTGCGAGGCGTGATTGTAGATCTTTAAACTGAAGTCAGGAGAGTGCGACTCTCCATAGTATGTTGTAACtcatttccctccttcagggaacaggaGTTATACAGGGAgctcaaagtattgggacagtgacacattgtttgttgttttggctctgtaccccagcattttggattttaaatgatacaatgactatgtgTATGTTAAGGTGCAgattgtcagctttaatttgggggtattttcatccatatcgggtgaaccgttttagaaattacagcacgttTTGTACAtagtgcgtctaactttctcactcatcattattcacgatttatTCATGATAATCTGTTATGGTAGCATCTATGTTAATGTTGAATTGTTTagaaacattcttatttacaatgaaagtgAATCCAAAATGACAGTACATTATTTAACATTAatttatattgggcacaaaataatctgaagcacaaccaaaacaaactgcaaatgcatccaacaagtttgtagagtcacaagcttgatgtagtcattgcgtgctagaaatatgagaccaaatactaaactgttGACTACTTTTAATGcgcataagtgaatttgtcccaatacttttggtcccttaAAATGTGGGGACTATGTGCAAAAAGTACTGTAATTTCCAAACGGTTTACCCGATATGTATGAAAAGAACCTAAAAATAAAGCTGATAGTCTGCACTATAACCTCCAGTTGTTGTATAATTTAAAATACAAAGTGCTGGAGTAAACATCCAAAACAACAGGAAAAAAGTCAATGTCCCAATACTTTCGGAGCTCACAGTAGTCACAATGTTACGATACTACTATGCAATTGCGTTCTCCTGCTGGGAAAACAAAATAGCTGCCTGTTGATTGACCGCAATGAATTTATCAGACTGATGAAAGGGAACTGTCATAGTAATCATTCATGCTAAGTTGGCTGTGAAAGGTTCTACATGTGCTTCTGTTGTGAAGTTCGAGTGGCTTTGCCCTGTTGCTTTTCTGCTGGGGTCAGCTAATCTGCTTCCGCACGCTCAGTGAGTACAGCGGGGGGGTCTTACATACACAAAGTCAAAGCTTATGTTCCCTGCAATGATATCCCACAACAAGATTGTGAAATTGAAAGCATGTGTTTGTATTTGGACAAAGTTAAGGCAATATTGATGTTGCttttttaatttgtatttttaaGATACTCTTTTTCTTTGACTAACACGTTTGTTGTAAATTTAGGACCTACCAGACACCATTGACTGCTCCATCCCCCAAGCTACAGAAGCAATCACacctgaagagagggaggagctgAAGGTCTCTGGTGAGTTTCTGGTATTCTATGACAGGGGGTTCTCAGTGGTCCATGGACCCCACTTTTTTACATAATTATTTCTTAAATTAATATTactaacatatatatttttttaaatggccaAGGGATCCCTGGAGTAAGTTTAGAGGGTGTAATACAATGTAAATCTTAGTCTAAAATGTTATATTCTTAACCCTGGGCAGCATAGGCCTGGGAGGCTTACAGGGATATTGGTATCTACAGTACTCCACAATTCtttttgttatatatattttttacataaatgcactgtaatttaagctttaaaactgctaagttttctctctgcctcatagcaaaatgtgaagaattgcaggatattagcttcaacaacaaaacatctctctgccccatgacaaTATCTGTGGAATTGAAGGAAATGTGCTTGAACACTCCCAAATGTTCTCTCCGTGCCAAGAAATGGGTTTTTAAAATGTTCCTTCCCAGGGATGGAGACTTGTTTCGTTGGGCCATGCATTGCCAAAGTCATAGTAGAACTCTTTGTATGCTATTTTTATCTCACTCGAGTTGTGTTCTGATTGAGCGgggtccctgatgaatttgctatcaGAAAGGGGTCCCTGGCctgaaagtttgggaacccctgctttGATACCATAGAGTTTGGTGTGGCATTGGCATGAGGAATTTTGAGCCCAGTATGTGAATTTCATGACAAAAATACCATTCCTGGTGCCTTACTGATTGTTTGCGTTTTTATTAACATGTCCATATTCTTGCTTTACAGTGAAACTATTTATTTGCGAGGCAGACCTCTCTTCAATCAAAGATGCAGTCGATAAGTGTGAGTATTACATTTacaaaacagcaaaggaccactGACTCGGTGACTGTACGGAAAAGTCATTTGGCACAGGCAAttgtctgtagacctgaccaTGTCAAATAAAAATGCAACAGACTTTAGTATCAGTGAAATGCTTTTGTTGGCATGCCAACTCCTTTCCTTATCTCAATTTGTTGTATTTGAAAGATGAAATCCGTACAGGCAGAAGCTATCACGTCTgtttgggatattacaacaacaaagatgttGATCACTTCAAACAACAAACTTCCCCCCCCCGACATTATTGAATGTGCGGTAGAACACCAGAATATGTAGTgagctgtatatatttttttaccacgCTCCTGGAAGCTCCTCTTCTCTGTTTCATCTAAGCAAAACAAAGGCACTGTTTCCCCTTTTACAGATTTCAGCTTTAAGAAGTATACACTGACTGTATACTAGTTTCATGCTCATAAGACTGTTTGTGACAGCTTGTCAGGCCCTGGCTGTGTCCCAGCTGGACTCGGTGATCATTGCACCCCCTGTTCTGCCTGAGGGGGAGAGCCAGACCCTGGAGAACCTGCAGCCTGCCTGGACGGAGCTGGAGGGCTTGGTGCAGAGCCACAAGATCGCTGCCATCGGAACCTCCGACCTGGACAAGGAGCTCCTGGAGCAGCTCTACAACTGGGCCCAGGTGAGTGGTGATGCTGACGAGACCGTCAGATTGTTGTAGGTTAGCGTTGGTGTATTTGGGGTTTTGAATTGTTTTATTTTCTCCTGGTCTAGGTGAAACCCAGTAGTAACCAGGTGAATCTGGCCTCCTGCTGTGTGATGCCCCCTGACCTGACTGCTTTTGCAAAGGAGTTTGACATTCAGCTACTGACTCATAATGACCCAAAAGGTGAAGATTGTGATCATTTCAATTTGTAATCTTTTCACTGTATAATCAGATAATACATGTTAAGGAAAGGCTGTGTGTGCTCTGAGGGGCACTGAATTAACACATTGTATTTTCCTGTAGAACTGATTACTGCTGCCAGCTTCCAGGAGGCAGTGCAGgagagcactcaggacctgaaggtagcagactggaggttGGAGTGGGTTTTGCGCTACTCCATCATTGTCAAAAGCAGGGGGATCATCAAAGCAAAAGGCTACCTTGTTCACTCAAAGAGAAACAACCTGTAGCATGTCCTCTGAAAATCTGTTATTCAGATGTTACTCATGTCCAATGCATTTAAGACAGGGATATAGGTAGCTAAACTTTTAACAAACATGGCTACAAAACTGAATTGGAACCACAGAAATAATTCAGTTGTATAGATGGATCACCTTGTTTTAGTACAATGTTAGAATTATTGCAAAGCAGTTTAAAGGTTAAACAGCCTCTAACCCACTACGGAAATGTCCCATGATATTTTTACATTCTAAATTGATGAGAAAATGAAGTAGAGGTGAGCACTTTGGATCGGTTGTtaaagccacagagagagagatgtaaagtCCTAGTGCGCTCTGATGTGTATGAACAGCTCCTTCTGTTTTCTACTGTATAATACTGGCACCCTGTATAGTGGGGACAAAAGCCTAATTCCAATAGATTTCTGATGGGTGAAAAAAATGTATGGTTAGTTCATAAACTTCTCTTGATTTAGTGTACAGTAGTTATTTGATTTTGAGAAACAACTTTATGGATGTTAAAGTATTGTCTTGGCAAATCTTTGTATATTCTTTTTCTTTTAAGCCCAGTGCTACTGACCGGGTATACCAGGATATGATTTGTCCTATACCCCTAACTGCTCATAAGATTTTCTTATTAGAAAATGTGTCCCCATCTAAGTGGTAATATGAGAAATATCCCCAAATTAGGTTTACATTCATAGTAGGCTTGACACCTTTATTGTGTATGTGATAGTACTGGAATATTCCAGATTGGCATGGAAAATGAATTATAAGCTCTAAAGTGTCTGGGTGGATGTGTTATTTATTAATCATGGCATTTCTTCCAGGCGTTGTCCACAATCCTAATAAGTTTGAGTTCTCTATTGTACTGTAATAATTAATATATTTAATGTTACCATTTCCTGTATTGTTCTATTGGGTTTATTAAATGATTAAACACTTTTGAAGTGCTTTGTGTTCATTGGAAGAGAGGTGCACATGATCACTATCCATTTCTTTCAGATCACATAAAAACAGGGGGGTTCTATAACATAAATCCTCCTCGAATGATAAACTTTACTAGACTATAGTCTCATCGGAGTACTGTCATCCACACAAAAAATTTGTTTATGTTCCTTAGCATGCATGCATCGCGATTCGATTCTTCGGGTTTCGATCGATGAAGCGAGATGGTGGTTGGAAGAGCTTGCTTGAAATGGAAACGCTTTGCGGTAGCTTTTGATAAAGAAGAACATCAAGATGAAGTAGCTGCTTTATAGGTGGGATGCACTGTTGAGCAGTACAGAGATTGTGACAGCCGGTTAAATGGTGTCCCTTGAGAAGACAAGAATAAgatgtatgtcaggagaagtACAGTATTATAAGGAGATATATACTTGGAATACAGGGGAGGAGGACTGGAGGGGAAAAAGAGGCAGAGGAGgtcagggagagaggatgagCTTGAGTTGGTGAAAAATTGTGTaaaaaagggagatggtttgttaaataggaatggtagaaagtgtaagaAAAGTGAGCTGAAGACAGGAGGCAAACTGGAAGTGAATGAGGTCGAAGtatcggaggtggtaggtgtggtgaaggtCTCGGAGCCCGAGGCTTGCACCAAGGGTCAGGATGaagatgagtctgtgacagtaggagtgaagttttTGGAAACAGTGGACCCTTTGCCtgttggctgatccatttgtggtgaAAACAGCTGGGTGCTGTGGAATTggtgagggtaaccagaagtggtcttgtgataattgtttgtttctgctggtcagagggtGAATCCGCATTAAACTAATGggggcaagaaatgtgaattgttttgctcttgagaaaagggtgccattgaaaggagtgattacttgGGTAGCATTAAATgtaaaagttgaccaactgaaggggaagattcctGGTGTTTATGATGCTTGTTTGTTGCCACGCAGTCAGGGTGGTGTGAGTGGTGAAACGAGAATCATTgcctgttcttttgagttttgatgttgtgATATATACGTTTTCCTGTGTGAGCTTTTGTGCCAAATATGTTAccttgttacaggtgtcaagcttatgggcatgtggcagcagtgtgtaggaggaagGTTCCTAGATGTAAGACtatgcagaagggcatgagacaaaggaatgtgtagcgttgggggaaagtagtggtatgtgttaatttTATTTTTCtagcaaagtataagggagttgtactccagtctagtaggtggcggtaatgcaacatttattggatgccaaccgccgttaaacctaaTCGAAGAAGATTGGTGAAGTCTGGCTGACGTTGGGAACACATGTGGCAGAAGTGAGAAAGAACAGCGCGAGCAAGATGGTGGCCACCAGAAGAGGAGTACGTGTATGCTCCCCAACTAAAACAAACTCCGATGAATCCTCTGGAGTTACGGTAGGTTTTAATTGCGTGATTATGGGTAGATATTTGTATGATTTAGATACAGTTCAGCGCATTTCGTACATACAGGTCGTTTTCAGTGTGTAATACTTGACCATTCATATTCACGTGGCAACAAGCTAGCTAGCCTAGCTTGAGTCCCTCATTTGTTTTGCTAGCataatttttttcttctcacttGCTTTTAGGAGGCAATCCGTTGTATACAAGAGTACAATATTGCCATTTCCACTTAAGTTACACACTCACAAATTAGTCCTGGAAAGCTTGTTGCTGTTAACTAGTTAGTTTTCTTTCAGCTCATCACTTACACCTGAATCaaatagttaacgttagctaacgttaatcAATGACCACGTTTACATCAGATCACATTTTGTCACATGTGcggaatacaacaagtgtagtagaccttaccgtaaccaacaattcagttaagaaaatatttactaaatacacgaaagtaaaaaaaatattatatatatatataccaataCTAACATACTGTGTGTGGAAGCTTACAAACTACACTAAATAACTGTACCAGAGTCTCTTCTAACAAAAAAATGTGTAAAGGCCTTTATTACTGCAAAGATTAAAGTTGCATGAATGCAATTGCAGACATGTTGCAGTTAATTTATTGTTTAGGCTAAATGCATCCACATAAAGCGTACTTAACTTTTGTAATTCTTTTCACATGCAACAGGGATAGCGTCAGGGAAGGCACCAATTCAACTGCGTGCGGAAGATTAGGCTGTGTTTCAGAACCGCAGACAGCAATGCTGGTGAAAGCCCATTTGTCacaaaataatattatttttaatagtgttgcaaaattccaggaatTTTCAATTAATAGGCTAGTTTTCCATAACTCGTTGTTGGAGGAATCCGGATTTCCTGTTTATTCCATCCTGATTCCGGCACACATCCCCTGGGTTTCCCAAAATCCCAGttgaatttatttaaaattcCAGTAATTTCGCAACCCTAgttgcaccattgttcttatAATACAACCATATACAATTTATGTAGGCCATGTCTTGAGCTGTGTtcaaatacccatactaacatactgtatactacacatacttaatgagtatatacacacactacatactaATAGTTAATTTTACTATACTGTAAACGTatggtatcctttcagttgagcgtacaaGCGCtttgcctgtctaccggaagttgatgctgtgtCTATTCAACTTCTTGCTAGCTAGCATAAAAAAATTACTAACTAGACATAGTACGACTCCATTAACAATGTCCACtgagaacgcacaacgactatagCACTTAGCTAAGAAAGAATTGAATGATCAAGTCAAAACATGTTGGGTAGTTAGTTCGAcagcatatagttaatatactggcatgTTCGATGTATTTCTAGCCAAGTAacattatgtagctagctaacatattgGTACACacaactgctgtaatgatatgctatgcggtTCTTAAGGTTAGCGTATCTAACAAATTGTTAGCCAACAATGTGTAACGTAACTTGTTTGAAAAGGCAtaactttattacattgctcaacattttcctaAATTTGTCATAATttgttaaagcaatgaatttgtatcctcTCTCGTCAGACTTCGGCTGCAcattttccgccattttcttctAATATAAAattgtgaagccacgcccattttcttAAGAATTGCATTATTGGTCCTAAAAGCAAGgaaatgtttatatatatatatatatatatatatatatatatatatatataaacgcaAGGAAATgcatattaaaaaaataaaaaaataaaaaaaaaaaaaaaaaaaaaaacttgtgtatttagtaaatattttcttaactctattttcttaaccccactagggtatgtgggacggtggCTTCCCATcttgtcaacagccagtgaaactgcagggcgccaaattcaaaacaactgaaatctcataattaaaattcctcaaacatacaagtattttacaccattttaaacatacttgttgtaaatccagccacagtgtccgatttcaaaaaggctttacgatgaaagcacaccaaacgattgttaggtcagagccaagtcacagaaaaacacagccattttcccagccaaagagaggagtcacaaaaagcagaaatggagataaaatgaatcactaacctttgatcttcatcagatgactcataggactttatgttacacaatacatgtatgttttgttcggtaaagttcatatttatatccaaaaatctcagtttacattggcgcgttatgttcagtagttccaaaacatccggtgattttgcagagagccatatcaatttacagaaatactcataataaacattgctaaaagatacaactgttatgcatgtaattttagatccacttctccttaatgcaaccgctgtgtcagatttcaaaaaaactttacggaaaaagcacaccatgcaataatctgagtacagcgctcagagcccaaacagatatccgccatgttgtgtagtcaacagaagtcagaaatagcattataaatattcacttacctttgatgatcttcatcagaatgcactcccaggaatcccagttccacaataaatgtatgttttgttcgataatgtccatcatttatgtccaaatacctattTTTTTGTTCGCGcgtcaatctttaggatgtttttaacataaatcttctatgttccaaccggagaattccattgtcttcagaaatgcaatggaacgcaagctaactatcacgggaacgcgcatggtcagctcgtggctctctggcagacctctgactcaatcccctctcattcgctcccacttcacagtagaagcctgaaataaggttctaaagactgttgacatctagtggaagccttaggaagtgcaatatgaccccatagacactgtgtattcgataggcaaagagttgaaaaactacaaacctcagatttcccacttcctggttggattttttctcaggtttttgcctgccatatgagttctgttatactcacagacaacattcaaacagttttagaaacttcagtgttttctatccaaatctactaattatatgcatattctagcttttatggctgagtagcaggcagtttaatttgggcacgcttttcatccaaacttcccaatgctgccccctaccctagagaagttaactgaaTTTTTGgttacggtaaggtctacctacacctgttgtattccgcACATGTGccaaaatgtgatttgatgtaaACGTGGTCAttgattaacgttagctagctatttgATTTAGGTGTAAGTGATGAGCTGAAAGAACTCTCAAATGTCTTCCACACATTGgacttcccctttccctcctgagCAACCTGTAAACATACCCCATTTtcatgtttatttgtcacgtccTTTGCATCCATTATGCTGCTGTGTtggagtttgttataaccaatttattgatgtcaTTATGAAATGCTATAGGTCAGGCTCTATTGGTTATGTGCATGTGATGTGTACatgtcacgtaaagagagcaagggttgagggaataggaatgtttttcctaaacaaaagAGGGATTTTGGTTACACAACTTTTCAAGTAAGAAACTAGAAATGTctaattatgttgcagcttcagccCCACCGACAGCGCAATGAACACTTACTGTTCTATGtatggtcgctgcagcagggagatAAAAGAGCGACAGCGTGCGCCAGTCACACAGGCACTAGCTGTCTTTTTTAACACAGCGTGGCAAGTCCGGCCCAAATCAACTGGAGTCGGGCTCCCTCtggagtcatttgtgtgtctcatTTCAACAAACAGTGTGCCCAAAgaatcagacaagctcagtgtaTATAGTTGACTTTATTAAAACACACAGGGTGTttttatatatggaaaaataaacgTAAAAAAATGTGATTAGTCGAAAGAAGAGACCTCTTGGTTGCCCAAGATTTGTTTTATTTGGGGACATTCCTACTCCCTACCCTGTAGCCTTACCCAGTATCGAAGGCTTGGCAATTTCCCAATGTCATTAAACTTTTAGGTGTTTTGTCACACGTCTCTTTCTATTCATCAAATGGCtgctgcacagtttggattgatAGATTTTGATCAGTTAAAAAAATCCATACAGTACCgatcaaaggtttggacacctactccagtgtttttctttattgtggctattttctacgttgtacaataatagtgaagacatcaaaactatgaaataacacacatggagtcatgtagtacccaaaaaagtgtttaacaaatataaatatactcgaaattcttcaaagtagccacccgttgccttgatgacagctttgcacacgcttggcattctatcaaccaacttcatgaggtggTCCCCTGGAATGctcttccaacagtcttgaaggagttctcacatgctGAGCCGTTGGCATGTGAGAGGTTAggtctacagtcagtgtccatatttgttactattccatttaacccatatgAACTTAAATGAGGAATATTCTGTTTATTTATGGATGCAGGGATACTTGTGAGCGGGATATCAAAGGTGCATGTAGCTTATCCGGAATAAGACCTTACGCAGGAtatattgtgtgcatgtaaacgtggtcAATGTCTTGATGAGTTCATTAGTCGTTTGAGCGCTGCTCCGCTGTCAAACATACCTGTCTATTTGATGGTTGTCCATTCCCGAAACACCCAACGCTTATCAATAGATTCATCATGCCAGagattgatttgatttaataactACTGCATTTGTAAAAAAATGCTATAAAGCAATTTGTCTCTTTGTGACCTCTAAGTTCAGAAGTACCGGTATTGACAAATAATATTTCTCCACAGGCCACTCCAGCGTCCACTCGGAGAACCAGGAGGACAGCTGATAAAGGGGAGACTGCAACCCAGTCTGAGGTGACCAGTGACTCCCAGCGAGATGTTCCCTCCAAGACCCAGAGCACCACCGGGAAGAGGAAGACCAGGGTGTCTAAACGTGAAACTGTCTCTGCTAACCAGGTAGACTCCACTCATGAAGCTGACGTGTCCGAGTCAGAGTCCTGCTGTTCTGCTATATCAGATATGGAGGCTATCCCCGACACACAGCCAGCTCGCAGGGGCCAAAGGAGAGCTGCAGGTAGGGACCAGCCTGACTCTACGAAGGAGG
This genomic interval from Salvelinus alpinus chromosome 6, SLU_Salpinus.1, whole genome shotgun sequence contains the following:
- the LOC139578446 gene encoding glutamate--cysteine ligase regulatory subunit-like isoform X2, with product MENHTSAKVLLNHATNLYLHTGNLVNRSRLKKKCPSSPSEEDLPDTIDCSIPQATEAITPEEREELKVSVKLFICEADLSSIKDAVDKSCQALAVSQLDSVIIAPPVLPEGESQTLENLQPAWTELEGLVQSHKIAAIGTSDLDKELLEQLYNWAQVKPSSNQVNLASCCVMPPDLTAFAKEFDIQLLTHNDPKELITAASFQEAVQESTQDLKVADWRLEWVLRYSIIVKSRGIIKAKGYLVHSKRNNL
- the LOC139578446 gene encoding glutamate--cysteine ligase regulatory subunit-like isoform X1, whose translation is MENHTSAKVLLNHATNLYLHTGNLVNRSRLKKKCPSSPSEEIQDCVRATLNEWFATIPPTTPMDLPDTIDCSIPQATEAITPEEREELKVSVKLFICEADLSSIKDAVDKSCQALAVSQLDSVIIAPPVLPEGESQTLENLQPAWTELEGLVQSHKIAAIGTSDLDKELLEQLYNWAQVKPSSNQVNLASCCVMPPDLTAFAKEFDIQLLTHNDPKELITAASFQEAVQESTQDLKVADWRLEWVLRYSIIVKSRGIIKAKGYLVHSKRNNL